Proteins encoded together in one Marispirochaeta sp. window:
- a CDS encoding SHOCT domain-containing protein: MMYGYGNGFCNGFFPFGNFPYGGIITMGIGLILLLVVAYFLFRNNGPLRSGNSAGGESPLETLQKRYVNGEISREEYLEKRNILKGGK; encoded by the coding sequence ATGATGTACGGATATGGAAACGGATTCTGCAACGGATTCTTCCCTTTCGGCAATTTTCCCTACGGAGGTATTATAACCATGGGTATCGGACTTATTCTTTTATTAGTCGTCGCCTATTTTCTTTTTAGAAACAACGGTCCCCTGCGGTCCGGAAACAGCGCAGGCGGAGAGTCTCCCCTGGAAACTCTGCAAAAGCGCTATGTTAACGGAGAAATAAGCCGCGAAGAGTACCTGGAAAAGCGGAACATCCTTAAAGGGGGCAAGTAG
- a CDS encoding class I SAM-dependent methyltransferase has protein sequence MSRERWNERYRERSSKNLSPPNVHLEKLAADLEPGTALDLAAGDGRNALFLSRKAWKVTAVDFSEAGIERGRAFAEDEGLSVDWLVRDLNEYVPPRKSFDLVCLFYLHIPENQLAGVLKKAAAAVKPGGSLLIVGHDRTNITQGAGGPQNPDILYTTEEISALLPGMSVGYANRESCPADHGGLPPGTVQIDCVVRATCPL, from the coding sequence ATGAGCAGGGAGCGCTGGAATGAACGATACCGGGAAAGGTCTTCAAAAAACCTTTCTCCGCCTAATGTGCATCTTGAAAAACTCGCCGCCGATCTTGAGCCCGGCACAGCCCTGGACCTGGCTGCCGGAGACGGGAGAAACGCCCTCTTTCTTTCGCGGAAAGCCTGGAAGGTTACGGCTGTAGATTTTTCGGAAGCCGGAATTGAGCGGGGCAGGGCTTTTGCCGAAGATGAGGGTCTTTCCGTTGACTGGCTGGTCCGGGATCTGAACGAATATGTTCCACCCCGGAAGAGCTTTGATCTTGTATGTCTATTCTATCTGCATATCCCTGAGAATCAGCTCGCAGGTGTCCTGAAAAAAGCTGCCGCCGCCGTTAAACCCGGCGGCAGCCTGCTGATCGTCGGTCATGACCGAACTAACATCACCCAGGGTGCGGGGGGACCGCAGAACCCGGATATTCTGTATACGACGGAAGAGATCTCCGCTCTGCTGCCGGGCATGTCAGTCGGCTATGCGAACAGAGAGAGTTGTCCCGCCGATCATGGAGGACTACCCCCCGGGACTGTTCAGATCGACTGCGTTGTACGGGCTACTTGCCCCCTTTAA
- a CDS encoding aldolase/citrate lyase family protein, with translation MKNQLKRTLASGKHALGAWVTIPSPDVSEAMSTLDLDWLLFDLEHSGLNEQYAQVLMQGMRGDRVTPLIRVAWNDPVLIKKALDIGAHGVIVPMVNTRKDALKAVQACTYPPKGIRGCGPKRPWIYDPEYTDTADEEVLMIPQIETLEAVNNADEIFSVEGVDVCFVGPFDLSVSMGFRGKQEDPEFQAVVDKVLLAAKRHNVVPGMWLGAGRPVTERLKAGWKFISIGLDLNLLVDGTKAALKKALD, from the coding sequence CAGCTAAAGAGAACATTGGCCTCCGGCAAGCATGCCCTGGGCGCCTGGGTTACGATACCGAGTCCGGATGTTTCCGAAGCCATGTCTACCCTGGATCTCGACTGGCTGCTTTTTGACCTGGAGCATTCCGGTTTGAACGAACAGTACGCCCAGGTCCTGATGCAGGGAATGCGGGGTGACCGCGTAACCCCCCTTATCCGGGTTGCCTGGAATGATCCGGTACTGATAAAAAAAGCCCTGGATATCGGGGCCCACGGGGTCATCGTTCCCATGGTAAATACGAGAAAAGACGCCCTCAAGGCGGTGCAGGCCTGTACCTATCCGCCCAAGGGAATCCGGGGCTGCGGTCCCAAGCGTCCCTGGATCTACGATCCGGAGTATACTGATACCGCGGATGAAGAGGTCCTGATGATCCCCCAGATCGAGACCCTGGAGGCGGTGAACAACGCGGATGAGATCTTCTCCGTGGAGGGGGTGGATGTCTGCTTTGTGGGTCCCTTTGACCTGTCGGTCTCCATGGGCTTCAGGGGAAAACAGGAGGATCCGGAATTTCAGGCGGTGGTGGACAAGGTACTGTTGGCGGCGAAGCGCCACAACGTGGTGCCTGGAATGTGGCTCGGCGCCGGGCGGCCGGTTACCGAACGTCTCAAGGCCGGCTGGAAGTTTATCTCCATCGGACTGGATCTGAACCTGCTGGTGGACGGGACGAAGGCGGCCTTGAAAAAAGCGCTGGATTAA